In SAR202 cluster bacterium, a genomic segment contains:
- a CDS encoding IS5/IS1182 family transposase, whose product MHRNMGNPSMIEAFLPEQVGRNERLERIAQVVDWEKMGKLV is encoded by the coding sequence ATGCACCGCAATATGGGAAACCCGTCCATGATCGAAGCGTTCCTTCCCGAGCAGGTTGGGCGTAACGAGCGATTGGAGAGGATAGCCCAAGTTGTGGACTGGGAAAAGATGGGAAAGCTGGTG